One Porphyromonas pogonae genomic region harbors:
- a CDS encoding RNA polymerase sigma factor produces MNRFNDLTDDQLVQSYAKGCNEAFDVLLNRYDATVHTYIRFSIQDTDAAEDIFQDTFIKVLTTIKRGRYNAEGKFKAWLLRIAHNLVMDYFRKTGSEARYEQPHSEEYDSPFARIASDQPNREEEMTKEDLLNELYRNITKLPMEQREVVMLRYWEDMSFKEIADATGVSINTALGRMRYALINLRRFSLQ; encoded by the coding sequence ATGAATAGATTTAATGATTTGACTGACGATCAACTCGTACAGTCTTATGCAAAGGGATGTAATGAAGCTTTTGATGTTCTCTTGAACCGCTACGATGCCACAGTGCATACTTACATCAGGTTTTCAATCCAGGATACTGATGCGGCGGAAGATATTTTCCAAGATACATTTATCAAAGTTCTTACTACCATCAAAAGAGGTCGCTACAATGCTGAGGGCAAGTTCAAAGCATGGCTGTTGAGGATAGCGCACAACTTGGTTATGGACTATTTCCGTAAGACAGGGAGTGAGGCACGCTATGAACAACCGCACAGTGAGGAGTATGACTCTCCGTTTGCCCGTATAGCTTCTGACCAGCCCAATAGGGAGGAAGAGATGACCAAGGAGGATTTGCTCAATGAGCTGTACCGCAATATCACTAAGTTGCCCATGGAGCAGCGTGAAGTGGTGATGTTGAGATATTGGGAAGATATGAGTTTCAAAGAAATTGCCGATGCCACAGGAGTAAGTATTAATACGGCTTTGGGTAGAATGCGCTATGCTCTGATTAATTTGCGACGTTTTTCTTTGCAATAA
- the rpe gene encoding ribulose-phosphate 3-epimerase translates to MKSPIISPSLLSADFLHLDRDIDMINRSNADWLHIDVMDGVFVPNLSFGFPILEAIKPVVRKPLDVHLMIVEPAKFVKELATLEVHTMNVHYEVCNHLHRVVGAIHDAGMQAAVTLNPHTPVELLTDIIQDLDMVLLMSVNPGYGGQKFITHTVDKVTRLRRMIDDRGLKTLIEVDGGVNAATGKLLVDAGADALVAGSYVFGSDDPLEAINTLKRL, encoded by the coding sequence ATGAAATCACCTATTATATCTCCTTCTTTACTATCCGCCGACTTCTTACATCTGGACCGAGACATTGATATGATCAACCGCAGCAATGCGGATTGGTTACATATTGATGTGATGGACGGTGTGTTTGTACCCAACCTTTCTTTTGGTTTCCCTATCCTTGAAGCTATCAAGCCGGTGGTGAGAAAACCGCTGGATGTGCATCTCATGATCGTAGAGCCGGCCAAGTTTGTCAAAGAACTGGCAACTTTGGAGGTGCATACAATGAATGTGCACTATGAGGTGTGCAACCACCTGCATAGGGTAGTGGGCGCCATACACGATGCCGGCATGCAAGCAGCGGTAACCCTGAATCCCCATACTCCCGTAGAATTACTCACAGATATTATACAAGATCTTGATATGGTATTGCTGATGAGTGTAAATCCCGGTTATGGCGGACAAAAGTTTATCACGCATACGGTGGACAAAGTGACGAGGTTGAGGCGGATGATAGATGACAGAGGACTCAAAACACTGATCGAAGTGGATGGCGGCGTAAATGCTGCCACGGGCAAACTATTGGTCGATGCCGGCGCTGATGCGCTGGTAGCCGGTAGCTATGTATTCGGGAGTGATGACCCTCTTGAAGCTATAAACACGTTGAAAAGATTATAA
- a CDS encoding ComEC/Rec2 family competence protein: MDIKTPSAFAAEEVLKRPCVIVFACIFCGVLCSQAFHSIRIPAFFAGCGMIILCTGLYYRHRKHEELSYSFADRMIFTSVLPLLMALGASLHYVYTWRVLPDLDGGRMREVQLQMISDATAYGEGFRCTARVICSENDNLSVGSQSAVLYVKHRPAGTLPHKYDTISLSHAYFTPVRYLPAPYGTWVKARRSVGTLRSTQCRVYPLKQRGAADIHYRMLHLKEIFVQQLLAWRIPAKEREMLEALVLGRRGGSYEYRDVQQAFNAVGISHLLAVSGFHVGVMVFFVSFLTSILGCGRVLNWLLLIAAAWTFCFFTGNSVPTVRAALVFTLYGLGFIIKRKADKVNTLALAATILLVGNPYIWYDVSFRLSFTAVLSILLFYRPLYNLAGEVRQPLLKYLWSLVCLSCSAQILTLPLICYHFGSVTFMGIIAGVPAVIMASLLIPLTLVVLIISSWNIVGIAPILQEAVMRLTHLMYGMVEGFARVSIAPVMWDARLWQMLLYWVGTIALALLYYYRRSTSSRFL; encoded by the coding sequence ATGGATATAAAGACACCTTCGGCATTTGCGGCGGAGGAAGTATTGAAACGCCCATGTGTTATCGTTTTTGCATGTATATTCTGTGGGGTGTTGTGCAGTCAGGCATTTCACTCTATACGCATACCTGCCTTCTTCGCAGGTTGTGGCATGATAATCTTGTGCACCGGGCTGTATTACCGCCATCGCAAGCATGAGGAGCTTAGTTACAGCTTTGCCGACCGCATGATATTTACAAGTGTGCTCCCTTTGCTTATGGCTTTGGGGGCATCCCTTCATTATGTCTATACTTGGCGAGTGCTCCCTGATCTCGATGGGGGTCGCATGCGCGAGGTGCAGTTACAGATGATCTCTGATGCTACGGCATATGGCGAGGGATTCAGATGTACGGCACGGGTGATATGCTCGGAAAATGATAACCTGAGTGTAGGTTCACAGTCTGCTGTTTTGTATGTCAAGCACAGGCCGGCAGGGACATTGCCACACAAATATGACACCATATCGCTCTCACACGCCTATTTCACTCCTGTGAGGTATCTGCCTGCCCCATATGGTACATGGGTAAAAGCCCGCAGATCAGTAGGGACTTTACGCAGTACCCAATGCCGTGTGTATCCTCTGAAGCAAAGGGGCGCGGCAGATATTCATTATCGCATGCTTCATCTCAAGGAAATCTTTGTACAACAGCTCCTCGCATGGCGGATACCTGCAAAGGAGAGGGAGATGTTGGAGGCTCTGGTGCTGGGCAGACGTGGCGGGTCGTATGAATACCGGGATGTGCAGCAGGCGTTCAATGCCGTGGGGATATCACACCTGTTGGCTGTAAGCGGATTTCATGTGGGTGTAATGGTCTTTTTTGTCTCTTTTCTTACCTCCATATTGGGCTGTGGCAGAGTGCTCAATTGGTTGCTACTCATTGCTGCGGCATGGACCTTTTGTTTCTTTACGGGGAATTCGGTACCCACGGTGAGGGCTGCGCTGGTTTTTACACTGTACGGCTTAGGGTTTATCATCAAGAGGAAGGCGGACAAGGTAAATACGTTGGCACTGGCTGCCACGATACTACTCGTGGGTAATCCGTATATCTGGTATGATGTGAGCTTTCGCCTCAGCTTTACCGCCGTGCTTTCTATCCTGCTATTTTATAGACCTCTGTACAACCTTGCTGGCGAGGTACGGCAGCCTCTGCTGAAGTACTTGTGGTCGCTGGTATGCCTCTCCTGCTCGGCACAGATCCTTACCTTACCACTGATATGCTACCACTTTGGCTCTGTTACCTTTATGGGCATTATAGCCGGCGTACCTGCCGTGATCATGGCATCGTTACTTATTCCCCTGACGTTAGTGGTATTGATAATAAGCTCATGGAATATTGTAGGAATTGCTCCTATATTACAGGAAGCAGTGATGCGACTTACGCACTTGATGTATGGAATGGTAGAGGGGTTTGCCCGGGTAAGTATAGCTCCCGTAATGTGGGATGCAAGGCTGTGGCAGATGCTGTTGTATTGGGTAGGTACTATAGCTTTGGCTCTTCTGTACTATTATAGACGCTCAACATCTTCTCGATTTCTTTGA
- a CDS encoding shikimate kinase, whose amino-acid sequence MKPIFIIGYMGSGKSTLGKKLAESMSLPFIDTDIFMENRFRQRISDMFASIGETKFRKREAVIIQELSGMQDCIIATGGGLPCHSGNMELMNESGVTIYLDVDNETLAKRLELCKRTRPTIKDKSGDELMDHVVKAMQTRLPIYKQARLSLPCNKMETPEDEDILVKEIEKMLSVYNSTEEPKL is encoded by the coding sequence ATGAAACCGATATTTATCATAGGTTATATGGGCTCGGGCAAGAGCACGCTGGGCAAGAAATTGGCAGAGAGCATGTCTCTGCCGTTTATTGACACAGATATCTTCATGGAAAATCGTTTCAGACAGCGCATTTCAGATATGTTTGCGTCTATAGGGGAGACTAAATTCAGGAAGCGTGAAGCTGTGATCATCCAAGAATTGTCGGGCATGCAAGATTGCATTATCGCTACCGGGGGGGGACTGCCTTGTCACTCCGGCAATATGGAGCTGATGAACGAAAGCGGCGTTACCATCTATCTCGATGTAGACAATGAGACACTGGCAAAACGCCTGGAGCTTTGCAAACGCACCCGCCCTACCATCAAAGACAAATCAGGAGACGAACTAATGGATCATGTGGTGAAAGCTATGCAAACGCGCCTCCCCATATATAAACAAGCCCGCCTGAGCCTCCCTTGCAACAAGATGGAGACGCCAGAAGATGAAGACATCTTGGTCAAAGAAATCGAGAAGATGTTGAGCGTCTATAATAGTACAGAAGAGCCAAAGCTATAG
- a CDS encoding HD family phosphohydrolase, producing the protein MNKISNISDKFKASKNIKALVSLLLVAVIVTALSPGKKGFKYQFNKGKPWQYELITAPYDFPIYKTEAVIQAERDSIKENIKPVYNYDSKVGEAMISAWKVQCKEDGVPKKLSYQYLSYIETTLRKLYSRGLITNEEQDKLRSENHLEVSLIGEDNTLQDQPITRFYTLKEAYDMMFEGLPAHLDKEELTRMDLSRFLKTNINYNKELTDNLIQDELSNLSLSTGIVQSGERIIGRGEIVDSYTYNILRSLKQVYEEKSGGDTQRHVVYIGIFLLSVFILFTLWVHLVFFSPQFIGVVKNGLFLAAAILTFTVLTELVVSYGWFDLYIIPYAVMPVIMRTFFDSRTAFVSHVSCILLSSIFVSDPLQFIILQVIAGMVALSGLQRLSSRWYLIRTTFLVFVSYIIIFLCLILMRNGALDKEIWPMVLNFAINLIFLMFSYVLVYIIEKVFGYVSNISLVELSDINTPLLRQLSEEAPGTFQHSLQVSILATEAASKVGADVQLIRTGALYHDIGKMKNPMYFTENQGVINPHATLPYDESARIIIRHVTDGIALAQKYNLPDAVIDFIRTHHGRGQAKYFYTSYYNEHPDEKIDVENFTYPGPNPFSKETGILMLADAVEASSRSLKEHTEEGIKTLIDKIVDNIISEGLLNDTPLTFHDIQIIKNVFYQKLKTMYHSRITYPEKNVQPAKA; encoded by the coding sequence ATGAATAAAATCAGCAATATATCGGACAAATTTAAAGCAAGCAAAAACATCAAAGCTTTGGTGTCGCTTTTATTGGTTGCTGTGATAGTAACAGCGCTATCGCCCGGCAAGAAAGGATTCAAATATCAGTTCAACAAAGGCAAACCCTGGCAATACGAGCTCATTACGGCTCCGTACGACTTCCCTATTTATAAGACAGAAGCAGTGATACAAGCCGAGCGCGACAGTATCAAAGAGAACATCAAACCGGTCTACAACTATGACAGCAAAGTAGGGGAAGCCATGATATCCGCATGGAAAGTGCAATGCAAGGAAGATGGCGTACCCAAGAAATTGTCATACCAGTACCTCAGCTACATCGAGACCACACTCCGTAAACTATACAGCAGAGGACTGATCACCAACGAAGAGCAGGACAAGCTGAGATCAGAGAATCACCTCGAAGTAAGCCTCATCGGAGAGGACAATACTTTGCAGGATCAACCTATTACCCGATTCTATACGCTCAAGGAAGCCTATGACATGATGTTTGAGGGACTACCCGCACATCTTGATAAAGAAGAGCTCACAAGAATGGATTTGAGTCGCTTCCTTAAAACCAATATTAATTACAATAAAGAACTTACAGACAACCTCATTCAGGACGAACTCAGCAACTTATCACTCTCTACCGGTATCGTACAGTCAGGGGAGCGCATCATAGGCCGTGGCGAGATTGTCGATAGCTACACCTACAACATACTACGCTCACTCAAGCAAGTATATGAGGAGAAGTCAGGCGGTGACACACAGCGCCATGTCGTATATATAGGCATCTTCTTACTTTCCGTATTTATTCTCTTCACCCTGTGGGTGCACCTTGTATTCTTTAGCCCTCAGTTTATAGGAGTAGTCAAGAACGGGCTGTTCCTTGCAGCAGCCATACTTACATTCACGGTGCTCACGGAGCTGGTGGTCTCGTACGGATGGTTCGACCTCTACATCATCCCCTATGCGGTGATGCCTGTAATCATGCGCACATTCTTCGACTCGCGCACAGCCTTTGTATCTCACGTCAGTTGCATCCTGTTATCATCCATCTTCGTGTCCGATCCGCTCCAGTTTATCATCTTACAAGTCATAGCAGGTATGGTAGCTTTATCGGGATTACAGCGCCTGAGTTCGAGATGGTATCTGATCCGCACCACATTCCTGGTGTTTGTCTCCTACATTATCATCTTCCTTTGCCTTATACTCATGCGCAACGGGGCATTGGACAAAGAGATATGGCCCATGGTACTCAACTTCGCCATCAACCTGATCTTCCTGATGTTCTCCTATGTCCTTGTGTATATTATTGAAAAGGTATTCGGCTATGTGTCCAACATCAGCCTCGTAGAACTCAGCGATATCAACACACCTTTGCTACGTCAGCTATCGGAAGAAGCGCCCGGTACCTTCCAACACTCGCTACAAGTATCCATTCTCGCCACAGAAGCAGCCTCCAAAGTAGGAGCCGATGTACAGTTGATCAGAACCGGAGCCCTATATCATGATATCGGGAAGATGAAGAACCCCATGTACTTTACAGAGAATCAAGGAGTAATCAATCCCCACGCCACACTACCGTACGACGAGAGCGCACGCATCATCATTCGCCATGTGACAGACGGTATAGCACTGGCGCAGAAATATAATCTCCCTGATGCTGTCATAGACTTTATACGCACACACCATGGGCGAGGACAAGCAAAGTACTTCTACACCTCTTATTACAACGAACACCCCGACGAAAAGATCGATGTAGAAAACTTTACGTATCCGGGTCCCAACCCTTTCAGCAAAGAGACAGGTATACTGATGCTCGCGGATGCCGTGGAAGCATCGAGCCGAAGTCTCAAAGAACATACCGAAGAGGGCATCAAGACACTTATCGACAAGATTGTAGACAATATCATCTCTGAAGGACTCCTCAACGACACCCCTCTTACCTTCCATGATATCCAGATCATCAAGAATGTGTTTTACCAAAAGCTCAAAACAATGTATCATTCCCGCATCACTTATCCCGAAAAGAATGTGCAGCCTGCAAAAGCATGA
- the ahpC gene encoding alkyl hydroperoxide reductase subunit C, producing the protein MTPIINTQMPEFKLQAYRKGEGFITVSNEDLKGKWAVLFFYPADFSFVCPTELADMADKYEEFSKLGVEILSVSTDTHFVHKAWADTSEKIAKLQYTMLADPTGKLCRDMGVMIEEEGLAYRGTFLFNPEGFVKVAEIHDNGIGRDASELLRKVKAAQFVASHPDAVCPAKWQEGDEVLKPSIDLVGKI; encoded by the coding sequence ATGACACCAATTATCAACACTCAAATGCCTGAGTTTAAACTTCAGGCTTATCGCAAAGGCGAAGGATTTATCACTGTAAGCAACGAAGACCTCAAAGGCAAGTGGGCAGTATTGTTCTTTTATCCCGCTGACTTCAGCTTTGTATGTCCTACCGAACTTGCGGATATGGCAGACAAATACGAAGAGTTTTCTAAACTGGGCGTAGAGATACTGTCTGTAAGTACGGATACTCACTTCGTGCACAAAGCATGGGCCGATACTTCTGAGAAGATTGCTAAGCTACAGTACACCATGCTGGCCGATCCTACCGGCAAACTATGCCGTGATATGGGCGTGATGATCGAAGAAGAAGGCCTTGCTTACCGAGGTACATTCCTCTTCAACCCTGAAGGTTTTGTGAAAGTGGCTGAAATTCATGACAACGGTATCGGCCGTGATGCTTCAGAGTTGCTTCGCAAAGTAAAGGCTGCACAGTTTGTAGCGAGCCATCCTGACGCTGTATGTCCTGCAAAATGGCAAGAAGGGGATGAAGTCCTCAAGCCAAGCATTGACCTTGTAGGCAAGATCTAA
- the ahpF gene encoding alkyl hydroperoxide reductase subunit F, protein MFLDQDIINNLKGIFASLQNDYTLVVNSTADKNGSDLSAMCQEVASTSPRITAQIIQGDRLSLSLLRNGETTGVVFRGIPSGHEFTSFLISILNADGQGKNLPDESLRSRIERLNTPIQLTTYVSLSCTNCPDVVQSLNIMALYNQGISHEMVDGAIYKEEVESLGISAVPAVYANGKELHMGQSSLGELLLKLEKAVGVSESEGKSVDNTPKSYDLLVVGGGPAGAAAAIYSARKGLRVAIVAGRIGGQVNETTGIENIPSVVETTGTQLAADLRRHAEVYHIDLLEQREVTGISLQGEKKLVATNLGEQFIADQVIIATGASWRKLGVPGEEEHIGRGVAFCPHCDGPFFKGKDIAVVGGGNSGIEAAIDLAGISSRVTVLEFMPELKADSVLQEKLKSLPNVEVLKNVATQEVVGENNKVKAIKLKHRESGEELNIDLSGIFVQIGLAPNTKAFSELVETNRMGEIVVDERCRTSVPGIYAAGDCTTVPYKQIVIAMGEGAKAALTAFDDRIRM, encoded by the coding sequence ATGTTTCTCGATCAAGATATCATTAATAATCTCAAGGGTATTTTTGCCTCTCTGCAAAACGACTATACCCTTGTTGTTAATAGTACTGCCGATAAAAACGGCAGTGACCTCTCTGCCATGTGCCAAGAAGTAGCGTCTACCTCCCCTCGTATTACGGCACAGATAATACAAGGTGATAGACTGTCTCTGTCTTTGCTACGCAATGGTGAGACCACCGGTGTTGTCTTTCGCGGCATTCCTTCAGGGCACGAGTTTACGAGCTTCCTGATCTCTATCCTCAACGCTGACGGACAGGGAAAGAATCTGCCCGATGAATCTCTGCGAAGCCGTATCGAACGACTCAATACACCTATACAGCTTACCACCTATGTTTCTCTAAGCTGTACCAATTGTCCGGATGTTGTGCAGAGCCTGAATATCATGGCATTGTACAACCAAGGTATCAGTCATGAGATGGTAGATGGTGCTATATATAAGGAAGAGGTAGAGAGTCTGGGAATCAGTGCTGTGCCCGCCGTTTATGCCAATGGCAAGGAGCTTCACATGGGACAATCGTCGTTGGGAGAGCTATTGCTGAAACTTGAAAAAGCCGTGGGAGTATCTGAGTCGGAAGGCAAATCTGTAGACAACACTCCCAAGAGCTATGATCTCCTTGTTGTGGGCGGAGGTCCTGCAGGTGCTGCTGCAGCTATCTATTCGGCTCGCAAAGGGCTACGTGTGGCTATAGTGGCGGGGCGTATAGGCGGTCAGGTCAATGAAACTACCGGTATCGAGAATATTCCCTCGGTAGTAGAGACTACCGGTACCCAATTGGCTGCGGATCTGCGCCGTCATGCCGAGGTATATCACATAGATCTTTTGGAGCAACGTGAAGTAACGGGGATAAGTCTACAGGGAGAAAAGAAACTTGTAGCCACCAATCTGGGCGAACAGTTTATAGCTGATCAAGTGATTATAGCTACAGGTGCTTCATGGCGTAAGCTGGGTGTCCCGGGCGAAGAGGAGCATATCGGTCGCGGTGTAGCTTTCTGCCCGCATTGTGATGGTCCGTTCTTCAAGGGTAAGGACATTGCCGTAGTAGGCGGGGGTAATTCAGGTATAGAAGCAGCCATAGACCTTGCAGGTATTTCTAGCCGTGTCACCGTGCTTGAGTTCATGCCTGAGCTCAAAGCCGACAGTGTGCTTCAGGAGAAGCTCAAGAGCTTACCTAATGTGGAAGTACTCAAGAATGTAGCCACACAGGAAGTCGTTGGTGAGAATAATAAGGTCAAAGCTATTAAGCTAAAGCACCGTGAGTCCGGAGAGGAACTAAACATAGATCTGAGCGGTATATTCGTTCAGATAGGCTTAGCGCCGAATACCAAGGCTTTTTCAGAGCTTGTAGAGACCAATCGTATGGGCGAAATAGTGGTAGACGAGCGTTGTCGTACCTCTGTTCCCGGTATATATGCCGCCGGTGATTGTACTACGGTACCTTACAAACAGATTGTAATCGCTATGGGTGAGGGTGCCAAAGCAGCACTTACAGCCTTTGACGATAGGATCAGGATGTAG
- a CDS encoding TlpA disulfide reductase family protein, giving the protein MIIKKTLLAAMVVLTAFTACKKTSNEYTISGTIPVEANANGKMVYLMADRNTTLDSVKVENNTFTFKGVVSDTLNFGSVYMPQDYMTSLIFEPGAIKVDLTKRVASGTALNDEYSAFSTQADSMMEVLQKNIADLQADSITPKEEISKKGEALYKEFNNKYTQMNKALYEKHHNDALGAKAFVELLQTDLTQEELEGFKKSAGDKVLNDRVVKRQLEFKANVFKTQAGAMFIDFSGVDDAGKAVKLSDYVGKGKYTLVDFWASWCGPCRREIPNIAKIYEEYKSKGLEVVGIAVWDKMEDHLSAMKELPITWPQIVNKDEATQLYGVNGIPQIMLIGPDGKIIKRNLFGEEIKAAVEEAMKDAKPMN; this is encoded by the coding sequence ATGATTATTAAAAAGACTTTATTGGCAGCCATGGTCGTATTGACGGCTTTTACTGCATGTAAGAAAACATCCAATGAGTATACAATTTCAGGGACAATACCTGTGGAAGCGAATGCCAATGGAAAGATGGTCTACCTCATGGCAGACCGAAACACTACCCTAGACAGTGTAAAAGTAGAGAACAATACTTTCACATTCAAAGGTGTAGTGAGTGACACACTCAACTTCGGCTCCGTTTATATGCCCCAAGACTACATGACTTCGCTGATATTTGAGCCGGGTGCTATCAAAGTAGATTTAACCAAGCGCGTTGCATCGGGCACAGCTTTGAATGACGAATACTCAGCATTCAGCACACAAGCCGACAGCATGATGGAGGTACTCCAAAAAAATATCGCAGATCTACAAGCTGATTCTATAACTCCAAAAGAAGAAATCTCAAAGAAAGGGGAAGCTCTCTACAAAGAGTTCAATAACAAGTATACCCAGATGAACAAAGCTCTTTACGAAAAACACCACAATGATGCATTAGGGGCAAAAGCTTTTGTGGAATTACTACAGACAGATCTTACACAAGAAGAGCTAGAGGGCTTCAAGAAGTCAGCAGGAGATAAGGTATTGAATGACCGAGTTGTCAAACGCCAACTTGAGTTTAAAGCGAATGTCTTCAAGACACAAGCGGGAGCCATGTTTATCGACTTTAGTGGCGTTGATGATGCAGGCAAAGCTGTAAAATTGAGTGATTATGTGGGCAAAGGCAAATACACTCTTGTAGATTTTTGGGCATCATGGTGCGGACCTTGCAGAAGAGAGATACCCAATATTGCCAAAATATATGAAGAGTATAAATCCAAAGGACTTGAAGTAGTGGGTATAGCTGTTTGGGACAAGATGGAAGATCACCTGTCTGCCATGAAAGAACTACCAATCACATGGCCTCAAATTGTAAACAAAGACGAAGCCACACAGCTCTATGGTGTAAATGGAATCCCACAAATCATGCTTATAGGACCTGACGGAAAGATTATCAAACGAAATCTTTTTGGTGAAGAGATCAAAGCTGCCGTAGAAGAAGCTATGAAGGATGCCAAACCAATGAATTAA